The following are encoded together in the Streptomyces flavofungini genome:
- a CDS encoding GTPase-associated protein 1-related protein, which yields MSGFQQLYYTSCEHGLSGSSGFQFNAVSERVSAETRHRVEGLAGYEPPRSLLESDAPELLARCPVNLCHTRDRRGGATTLCVRYVGRDSARRFGNYFAHALHAEGAGARDGGGPLAIELWESPVWTTSVVDTTELPELPAPLPRGPLSPRAVHAFLRAHPGAEQLPALLAAVFAALAEDGSVVVIDETTDRIAHWFAAVSYLLPPPLARGLTFATYLLRPARSRLHLIGTVPEAHPEFGPDDEESYTVFDFRAGRFPDVVPTHHLIRLLTRIGVGSVRSVWSWTAEYTHGQERALGDWHAPVAAAAAAGGIELTDADVRAVIDWLPDAGHLGPRRAAVAADIHHRHRDLDDDQLARLSAAAGAGGDAALHQELEGKLHQSRIRAYMTGVENAPGPVPITPPAERRRATALWQRLLDEATTSRQRVRLLLWAVGARLDPAPELLAAQSLDLAHALLGHGDAGAGLREEVARLVNALPEFRGALTTAVREVLEERGGQEQLFTLFPANLLTERDLGGHERLLEHYWVAQAERQPARTIELLFQILAGRGQAAPDAALLRGLWRQSSPTWTHEEATEIARRLPSDEPVTEAVGEWFDRAVKQRIRDERDLRACLVLCDTLSAPGRYAWLRPVTQECVRVTLQLDATLHEAAEATALARAFRIPQIDVWAAPLALKRHRLVPAMLRLPADPARLRTDIREFGFTLADGYLRAVQRAVESSGRPDEVLFSHVTGVVSMNDERVGLPHAQREVVRALRHHIALHWPAAELERLARALRPYDSRLADTYREYAEHRLGRVRKWGRRLTQRRSSQAPRPEEG from the coding sequence ATGAGCGGCTTCCAGCAGCTCTACTACACCTCGTGCGAGCACGGGCTCAGCGGTTCGTCCGGCTTCCAGTTCAACGCGGTCAGCGAGCGGGTCTCGGCCGAGACCCGGCACCGGGTGGAGGGCCTCGCCGGGTACGAACCGCCGCGCTCCCTGCTGGAGTCGGACGCCCCGGAGCTGCTCGCCCGCTGCCCGGTGAACCTGTGCCACACCCGGGACCGCCGGGGCGGCGCCACCACGCTGTGCGTGCGCTACGTCGGCCGGGACTCGGCACGGCGCTTCGGCAACTACTTCGCCCACGCCCTGCACGCCGAGGGCGCGGGCGCGCGGGACGGCGGCGGGCCGCTCGCCATCGAGCTGTGGGAATCACCGGTGTGGACGACCAGCGTCGTCGACACGACCGAGCTCCCCGAGCTGCCCGCGCCCCTGCCCCGCGGCCCGCTGTCCCCGCGCGCGGTGCACGCGTTCCTGCGCGCGCACCCGGGGGCGGAGCAGCTCCCCGCCCTGCTCGCGGCGGTGTTCGCGGCGCTCGCGGAGGACGGCTCGGTCGTCGTGATCGACGAGACGACGGACCGGATCGCGCACTGGTTCGCGGCCGTCTCCTACCTCCTGCCGCCCCCGCTCGCCCGCGGCCTGACCTTCGCCACCTACCTCCTGCGGCCCGCCCGCAGCCGGCTGCACCTGATCGGCACGGTGCCCGAGGCGCACCCCGAATTCGGCCCCGACGACGAGGAGTCGTACACCGTCTTCGACTTCCGCGCGGGCCGCTTCCCCGACGTGGTGCCCACCCACCACCTGATCCGGCTGCTCACCCGGATCGGCGTCGGCTCGGTCCGCTCGGTGTGGTCCTGGACGGCCGAGTACACGCACGGCCAGGAACGGGCGCTCGGCGACTGGCACGCCCCGGTGGCGGCGGCCGCGGCGGCGGGCGGCATCGAGCTGACCGACGCCGACGTCCGCGCGGTGATCGACTGGCTGCCCGACGCCGGACATCTCGGGCCGCGCCGGGCGGCGGTGGCGGCGGACATCCACCACCGGCACCGGGACCTGGACGACGACCAGCTCGCGCGCCTGAGCGCGGCCGCCGGCGCGGGCGGCGACGCCGCGCTGCACCAGGAGCTCGAGGGCAAGCTCCACCAGTCCCGGATCCGGGCGTACATGACCGGCGTGGAGAACGCGCCGGGCCCGGTGCCGATCACCCCTCCCGCCGAGCGGCGGCGGGCCACGGCCCTGTGGCAGCGGCTGCTCGACGAGGCCACCACGAGCCGGCAGCGGGTACGGCTGCTGCTGTGGGCGGTGGGCGCGCGGCTCGACCCGGCACCGGAGCTGCTCGCGGCCCAGAGCCTGGACCTGGCCCACGCCCTGCTCGGCCACGGTGACGCGGGGGCCGGACTGCGCGAGGAGGTCGCCCGGCTCGTGAACGCCCTGCCGGAGTTCAGGGGCGCGCTGACCACGGCGGTGCGGGAGGTCCTGGAGGAGCGGGGCGGTCAGGAGCAGTTGTTCACCCTGTTCCCCGCCAACCTGCTCACCGAGCGCGACCTCGGCGGGCACGAGCGGCTCCTCGAGCACTACTGGGTGGCACAGGCGGAGCGGCAGCCCGCCCGCACGATCGAGCTGCTCTTCCAGATCCTGGCGGGGCGGGGCCAGGCGGCGCCGGACGCGGCGCTCCTGCGGGGGTTGTGGCGGCAGTCGTCGCCGACCTGGACGCACGAGGAGGCCACCGAGATCGCCCGCAGGCTGCCGTCGGACGAGCCGGTGACCGAGGCGGTCGGCGAGTGGTTCGACCGCGCCGTGAAGCAGAGGATCCGCGACGAGCGGGACCTGCGGGCCTGCCTGGTGCTGTGCGACACGCTGTCCGCGCCCGGTCGCTACGCCTGGCTGCGGCCGGTCACCCAGGAGTGCGTGCGGGTCACCCTCCAGTTGGACGCGACGTTGCACGAGGCCGCCGAGGCCACCGCGCTCGCCCGCGCGTTCCGGATCCCGCAGATCGACGTCTGGGCGGCGCCCCTGGCCCTGAAGCGCCACCGGCTCGTCCCCGCCATGCTGCGCCTGCCCGCCGACCCGGCGCGGCTGCGCACCGACATCAGGGAGTTCGGCTTCACCCTGGCCGACGGCTATCTGCGGGCCGTGCAGCGGGCCGTGGAGTCCTCGGGCCGCCCCGACGAGGTGCTGTTCAGCCATGTCACCGGGGTGGTCTCGATGAACGACGAACGGGTGGGACTGCCGCACGCGCAGCGGGAGGTCGTCCGCGCGCTGCGCCACCACATCGCCCTGCACTGGCCGGCCGCCGAGCTGGAGCGCCTGGCTCGCGCGCTCCGCCCCTACGACAGCCGGCTCGCCGACACCTATCGGGAGTACGCCGAGCACCGCCTGGGCCGGGTGAGGAAGTGGGGCCGCAGGCTCACCCAGCGGCGGTCCTCGCAGGCCCCCCGACCGGAAGAGGGGTGA
- a CDS encoding 4Fe-4S single cluster domain-containing protein — translation MTPLPPPRHGARASTAVSVARTLDRCTVLGPGSRAVLWVQGCPLRCHGCVAAETLPFEGGTSRTVAELTDWLCDVDGIEGVTLSGGEPFSQAGALAELLDAVRERRGDFGAMAYSGFRHEALRRGGPARLALLDRLDLLVDGPYVAARHGSLRWRGSDNQRLIPLTDRYARSLAEPDTTAGVELSVEPGGALAWAGVPPSPGFRSRLEERLAARGFVLHTEARRER, via the coding sequence GTGACGCCCCTCCCCCCACCACGGCACGGCGCACGCGCGAGCACCGCCGTGTCCGTGGCCCGGACGCTGGACCGCTGCACGGTCCTCGGCCCCGGCAGCCGCGCGGTCCTCTGGGTGCAGGGCTGCCCGCTGCGCTGCCACGGCTGCGTGGCGGCGGAGACCCTGCCCTTCGAGGGCGGCACCAGCCGGACGGTCGCCGAACTCACCGACTGGCTCTGCGACGTGGACGGCATCGAGGGGGTCACGCTCTCCGGCGGCGAGCCGTTCAGCCAGGCCGGAGCCCTGGCCGAGCTGCTCGACGCGGTCCGGGAGCGGCGCGGGGACTTCGGCGCGATGGCGTACTCCGGCTTCCGCCACGAGGCGCTGCGGCGCGGCGGCCCCGCCAGGCTCGCCCTCCTCGACCGGCTCGACCTGCTGGTCGACGGGCCGTACGTCGCGGCGCGGCACGGCAGTCTGCGCTGGCGCGGCTCGGACAACCAGCGGCTGATCCCGCTCACCGACCGCTACGCCCGGAGCCTGGCCGAGCCGGACACGACCGCCGGGGTCGAACTGTCCGTGGAGCCGGGCGGAGCGCTCGCCTGGGCCGGGGTGCCGCCGAGCCCCGGATTCCGCAGCAGACTCGAGGAGCGGCTCGCGGCACGGGGGTTCGTGCTGCACACCGAGGCACGGAGGGAACGATGA
- a CDS encoding TRAFAC clade GTPase domain-containing protein, translating into MAEILTFIVIPAVYLVLLVLYLFVAPLIAVLRGAALVSELLWRYVQLLHGVLRLRTPEFVTIPPYRPADELAHRNYFFGPAVRDLRQLLTQGRQLYVRSVRESYRRVTDHQFTAPTTHRAVSIPYGVTLWLGLGLGAAVTVPLWCALFAAQALAVGLLTAGARLLALALRGTDRAVMGLRGLPRGMLCPSCFERVPHPAYDCPSATCRRRHADIRPGTFGLFRRRCACGRRMPTLLLFMSRDARLGGHCVHENCGKPMNPDAGHMPEVILPLVGGRAAGKTQLMAAMVKSLQDAAADGGRGVRLADPESTANQRVLNEVLEIQGHTRPTQKTLPRAHSFVLGDGRAERLVHVFDTAGERFVSREETDALRYVREARTFVFVLDPMAVDAFWTHLAPEHPGVDRTLASTVDPEDVFSRSVQTVGTMGTRLGKARLAVAVSKRDLLAGRPALLPDRPDDSDATREWLRERLGLRNLVKAMDLEFGEVRFFCTAAVADERGRVDPSVAVFVDWCLRG; encoded by the coding sequence ATGGCAGAGATCCTCACCTTCATCGTCATTCCCGCGGTCTATCTGGTCCTGCTCGTGCTCTATCTGTTCGTGGCCCCGCTGATCGCGGTGCTGCGCGGCGCCGCCCTGGTCAGTGAACTCCTTTGGCGTTACGTCCAGTTGCTGCACGGCGTGCTGCGGCTGCGCACGCCCGAGTTCGTGACGATCCCGCCGTACCGGCCCGCCGACGAACTGGCCCACCGCAACTACTTCTTCGGCCCCGCCGTCCGCGACCTGCGTCAACTCCTCACCCAGGGACGGCAGTTGTACGTCCGCTCGGTCCGGGAGTCCTACCGCCGGGTGACCGACCACCAGTTCACCGCGCCGACGACGCACCGGGCCGTCTCGATCCCGTACGGCGTGACGCTCTGGCTGGGTCTCGGCCTGGGCGCGGCCGTCACGGTGCCGCTGTGGTGCGCGCTCTTCGCCGCCCAGGCCCTCGCCGTGGGGTTGCTGACCGCCGGTGCCCGGCTGCTCGCGCTCGCCCTGCGGGGCACCGACCGCGCGGTGATGGGCCTGCGCGGGCTGCCCCGGGGCATGCTGTGCCCGAGCTGCTTCGAGCGGGTCCCCCACCCGGCGTACGACTGCCCGAGCGCGACCTGCCGGCGTCGGCACGCGGACATCCGCCCGGGCACCTTCGGGCTCTTCCGGCGCCGGTGCGCCTGCGGCCGTCGGATGCCGACCCTGCTGCTGTTCATGAGCCGGGACGCGCGCCTCGGCGGTCACTGCGTGCACGAGAACTGCGGCAAGCCGATGAACCCGGACGCCGGGCACATGCCCGAGGTGATCCTGCCGCTGGTCGGCGGCCGGGCCGCGGGCAAGACGCAGCTGATGGCGGCGATGGTGAAGTCGCTCCAGGACGCGGCGGCCGACGGCGGCCGCGGGGTCAGGCTCGCCGACCCCGAGTCGACGGCCAACCAGCGGGTCCTGAACGAGGTCCTGGAGATCCAGGGCCACACCCGCCCCACGCAGAAGACCCTGCCGCGGGCGCATTCGTTCGTGCTCGGCGACGGCCGCGCCGAGCGTCTGGTGCACGTCTTCGACACGGCCGGCGAGCGGTTCGTCAGCCGGGAGGAGACCGACGCGCTGCGCTATGTCCGCGAGGCCCGTACGTTCGTGTTCGTCCTCGACCCGATGGCCGTCGACGCGTTCTGGACCCACCTCGCCCCGGAGCACCCGGGGGTGGATCGCACGCTGGCTTCGACGGTCGACCCGGAGGACGTGTTCTCGCGCTCGGTGCAGACGGTCGGCACGATGGGCACCCGGCTCGGCAAGGCACGGCTCGCCGTCGCCGTCAGCAAGCGGGATCTGCTGGCGGGGCGGCCCGCCCTGCTTCCGGACCGCCCGGACGACAGCGACGCCACCCGGGAGTGGCTGCGCGAGCGGCTGGGGCTGCGGAATCTGGTGAAGGCGATGGACCTGGAGTTCGGCGAGGTCCGGTTCTTCTGCACGGCGGCGGTGGCGGACGAGCGGGGGCGCGTGGACCCGAGCGTCGCGGTGTTCGTCGACTGGTGCCTGCGCGGCTGA
- a CDS encoding AAA family ATPase produces the protein MSALDFTKDGKDGKDDEGNKDHKDHKDYKHDGGTGPVTADGMMPLWAVSLGWELRRGRQVVVSGQIRDRWWFEDRPASFRELVAGVLEARGADVVGWWDPVAGLTFPLPGHAERFARLTAGRAEGDRPRADPGAPEGDRPRADPGAPGDDRPRADARTRRGLERRRDRSSLLAPRQGAPPRAFDDAVAVAHRLAASPDAATAFVFQDVDHHLPPGQPESNPGYLRLRAAMTDAVPPHAALAGRRPHARNAVLCAVGDVGRLPGWFHLEDPRIATLHVGPPDPSERRLWLTWLRGDFNGAPDATRHDLEALVGATDGMRGWDIDALARTSWLRAAPLQKPDKLLELHRLNVSVDPWTQLDRDTVARAADVLGERVVGQSKAVDAVAAALRSAYVGVDFGGSGTARPRGAFFFVGPTGVGKTELAKAVAELMFGDQSAYARFDMSEYQQEHAAERLAGAPPGYIGHEQGGELTRRVQERPFSVLLFDEIEKAHPRVLDKFLQILEDGRLTDGRGQTAYFSQCLIIFTSNTGADAVQDLLADRDQDVPYAALEAHFTRAVEEKFRTIGRPEIYGRLKPGVVVFDMLRREHIVRIADRLLGQLTESVRERHQVELVPDPDSLHPWITERMSDPEHQAYGGRQIRNELERLRAAVVTHFLAHRPATGSRIRLGVGADGTPWVRDANGKD, from the coding sequence GTGAGCGCGCTCGACTTCACCAAAGACGGCAAGGACGGCAAGGACGACGAGGGCAACAAGGACCACAAGGATCACAAGGACTACAAGCACGACGGCGGTACGGGGCCCGTCACGGCCGACGGGATGATGCCGTTGTGGGCGGTGTCGCTCGGCTGGGAGCTGCGGCGGGGCCGTCAGGTGGTCGTCAGCGGGCAGATCCGGGACCGCTGGTGGTTCGAGGACCGGCCCGCCTCCTTCCGGGAGTTGGTCGCCGGGGTCCTCGAGGCGCGCGGCGCCGACGTGGTGGGCTGGTGGGACCCGGTGGCCGGGCTCACCTTCCCGCTGCCGGGCCACGCGGAACGCTTCGCCCGGCTCACGGCGGGCCGGGCGGAGGGCGACCGGCCGCGAGCCGACCCGGGCGCACCCGAGGGCGACCGGCCGCGAGCCGACCCGGGCGCACCCGGGGACGACCGGCCGCGAGCCGACGCGCGCACCCGGCGCGGTCTCGAACGCCGCCGGGACCGGTCGAGCCTGCTCGCCCCGCGCCAGGGCGCACCGCCGCGCGCCTTCGACGACGCCGTCGCCGTCGCGCACCGGCTCGCCGCGTCCCCCGACGCGGCCACGGCCTTCGTCTTCCAGGACGTCGACCACCATCTTCCGCCCGGCCAGCCCGAGTCGAACCCCGGCTACCTCCGCCTCCGCGCCGCGATGACGGACGCCGTGCCCCCGCACGCCGCCCTGGCGGGACGGCGCCCGCACGCCCGCAACGCCGTCCTGTGCGCGGTCGGCGACGTCGGCAGGCTGCCCGGCTGGTTCCACCTGGAGGACCCCCGCATCGCCACCCTGCACGTCGGACCGCCGGATCCGAGTGAGCGGCGCCTGTGGCTGACGTGGCTGCGCGGCGACTTCAACGGCGCACCGGACGCCACCCGGCACGACCTGGAAGCCCTGGTCGGCGCGACCGACGGCATGCGCGGCTGGGACATCGACGCGCTCGCCCGGACGTCGTGGCTGCGCGCAGCCCCCCTCCAGAAACCGGACAAGCTCTTGGAACTGCACCGGCTCAACGTGAGCGTCGACCCCTGGACCCAGCTCGACCGGGACACCGTCGCCCGGGCGGCGGACGTCCTCGGCGAACGGGTGGTCGGCCAGTCCAAGGCCGTCGACGCGGTGGCCGCCGCGCTCCGATCCGCCTACGTGGGCGTCGACTTCGGCGGCTCCGGCACCGCCCGCCCCCGGGGCGCCTTCTTCTTCGTCGGCCCGACCGGCGTGGGCAAGACCGAACTCGCCAAGGCCGTCGCCGAGTTGATGTTCGGCGACCAGAGCGCGTACGCCCGCTTCGACATGAGCGAGTACCAGCAGGAGCACGCGGCCGAGCGGCTCGCGGGCGCGCCGCCCGGCTACATCGGCCACGAGCAGGGCGGCGAGCTGACGCGCCGCGTCCAGGAACGGCCGTTCAGCGTCCTGCTCTTCGACGAGATCGAGAAGGCCCACCCGCGGGTCCTCGACAAGTTCCTGCAGATCCTGGAGGACGGCCGCCTCACCGACGGCCGCGGCCAGACCGCGTACTTCTCCCAGTGCCTGATCATCTTCACCTCCAACACGGGCGCGGACGCGGTCCAGGACCTGCTGGCCGACCGCGACCAGGACGTGCCGTACGCGGCTCTGGAGGCGCACTTCACGCGGGCCGTGGAGGAGAAGTTCCGGACGATCGGACGACCGGAGATCTACGGCCGCCTCAAGCCGGGCGTGGTCGTCTTCGACATGCTGCGCCGCGAGCACATCGTGCGGATCGCCGACCGGCTCCTCGGCCAGCTCACCGAGTCGGTCCGCGAACGCCACCAGGTCGAGCTCGTCCCCGACCCGGACAGCCTGCACCCCTGGATCACCGAGCGGATGAGCGACCCGGAGCACCAGGCGTACGGCGGCCGTCAGATCCGCAACGAACTGGAGCGGCTGCGGGCGGCCGTGGTCACGCACTTCCTGGCCCACCGCCCGGCCACGGGCAGCCGGATCCGACTCGGCGTCGGCGCCGACGGCACGCCCTGGGTCAGGGACGCGAACGGAAAGGACTGA
- a CDS encoding TRAFAC clade GTPase domain-containing protein, whose protein sequence is MARRLTCPYCYETFASREIRFRCNTRLSRTRKKCDRRRDPVLDERFGRRPSHDVGPDFTADGRKSTAVCPDCDGVTNNRVCPVCHVELPVQFGMVENRMIAMVGARSSGKTIYMTVLLHEMRHQVGEAYGASLMGLDDTTMRRYSSEYENRLYRDRQMFPPTQTATTNANRVDPLVFRFGLRRRVLFRERPQHSVLSFFDTAGEDFNSRESVELNTRYLTNADGIILLLDPLQMPGARDNAAPGTALPGTDGIDPPINVLSRVSGMLLAARGGRAAKVDTPIAVVFSKMDAFWHLMDKGSPLRSHAPARGRFDVGDSLSVHEEVRQLLKEWDGVPIDQSLENTFARYRYFGVSALGRSATPEARVAATGIQPYRVADPLLWLLSEFGSVPRAGRG, encoded by the coding sequence ATGGCCAGACGACTCACCTGCCCCTACTGCTACGAGACCTTCGCCTCGCGGGAGATCCGCTTCCGCTGCAACACCCGGCTCAGCCGCACCCGCAAGAAGTGCGATCGGCGCCGCGACCCGGTGCTCGACGAACGCTTCGGCAGACGCCCGAGCCACGACGTGGGCCCGGACTTCACCGCCGACGGCCGCAAGTCGACGGCGGTGTGCCCGGACTGCGACGGCGTGACGAACAACCGCGTCTGCCCGGTCTGCCACGTGGAACTGCCGGTGCAGTTCGGGATGGTGGAGAACCGGATGATCGCGATGGTGGGCGCGCGTTCCTCCGGCAAGACGATCTACATGACCGTGCTCCTGCACGAGATGCGCCACCAGGTCGGTGAGGCCTACGGGGCCTCGCTGATGGGCCTGGACGACACGACCATGCGCCGCTACAGCTCGGAGTACGAGAACCGGCTCTACCGCGACCGGCAGATGTTCCCGCCGACCCAGACCGCGACGACCAACGCCAACCGCGTGGACCCGCTGGTGTTCAGGTTCGGCCTGCGCCGCAGGGTGCTGTTCCGCGAGCGGCCGCAGCACAGCGTCCTGTCGTTCTTCGACACGGCGGGCGAGGACTTCAACAGCCGCGAGAGCGTGGAGCTCAACACCCGCTATCTGACGAACGCGGACGGCATCATCCTGCTGCTCGACCCGCTGCAGATGCCGGGCGCCCGGGACAACGCGGCGCCCGGCACGGCCCTGCCCGGCACCGACGGCATCGATCCGCCGATCAACGTGCTGAGCCGGGTGAGCGGCATGCTGCTCGCCGCGCGGGGCGGCAGGGCGGCGAAGGTCGACACCCCCATCGCGGTGGTCTTCTCCAAGATGGACGCCTTCTGGCACCTGATGGACAAGGGCAGCCCGCTGCGGTCGCACGCGCCCGCGCGCGGCCGCTTCGACGTCGGCGACAGCCTCAGCGTGCACGAAGAGGTGCGCCAGCTGCTCAAGGAGTGGGACGGCGTTCCCATCGACCAGTCCCTGGAGAACACCTTCGCCCGCTACCGCTACTTCGGTGTCTCCGCGCTCGGCCGCAGCGCCACGCCCGAAGCCCGGGTCGCGGCCACCGGCATCCAGCCCTACCGGGTCGCGGACCCGCTGCTGTGGCTCCTGAGCGAGTTCGGGTCGGTGCCGAGGGCGGGCCGCGGATGA
- a CDS encoding cytochrome P450, translating to MRTGDRRRFRQDPLEYLDDLRRHSTTGLIPLPWGGWCVSDTELAHTLLRSPEYHTGRSGFFGELLPTRSAQIDVGHAVRDLMRAGVPHYRAAFTAAVVALPATGRWPDAGTRLVHRGLEDLLLHPEAPPRTRKLMREAALGGVAVRAPHVWQRARAEVLRPKLVAALAEEVARRRKDPAAEPRDVLDAVVGACPAGETDDRTAAELHLMMFRAVMAPLSSSLAWAVLLACLRHRTDSPWPWPAGDIVREALRHRPMAWMLGRVLPHAVKLGDIAFEAGDLVSVSPYLLHHDAHHWPDPDAFRPERWAAADARHGPCIPFGAGPFTCAGAAVAHTLLTESLTALSRDAHLTVTGGDTRPAMAEGNVPRPFTLRRTLEPPAAGDTGHDTGGR from the coding sequence ATGCGCACGGGGGACAGGCGTCGGTTCCGGCAGGATCCACTGGAGTATCTCGACGACCTCCGGCGGCACAGCACGACGGGTCTGATCCCCCTGCCCTGGGGCGGCTGGTGCGTCAGCGACACGGAGCTGGCACACACGTTGCTGCGCAGCCCGGAGTACCACACGGGCAGGTCGGGCTTCTTCGGCGAACTGCTGCCCACCCGCAGCGCGCAGATCGACGTCGGCCACGCGGTCCGCGACCTGATGCGGGCCGGCGTGCCGCACTACCGCGCCGCCTTCACCGCGGCGGTGGTCGCCCTCCCCGCCACCGGCCGCTGGCCCGACGCCGGTACGCGGCTCGTCCACCGGGGCCTGGAGGACCTGCTCCTGCACCCCGAAGCCCCGCCGCGTACAAGGAAGTTGATGCGCGAGGCCGCACTCGGAGGTGTGGCTGTCCGCGCGCCGCACGTGTGGCAGCGGGCCCGGGCGGAGGTGCTGCGCCCGAAGCTTGTCGCCGCCCTCGCCGAGGAGGTGGCTCGCCGCAGGAAGGACCCGGCCGCAGAGCCGCGGGACGTGCTGGACGCCGTGGTCGGCGCGTGCCCTGCCGGCGAGACGGACGACCGGACCGCGGCCGAGCTGCATCTGATGATGTTCCGGGCGGTCATGGCTCCGCTCAGCTCCTCCCTCGCGTGGGCGGTGCTCCTCGCCTGCCTGCGCCACCGGACGGACTCGCCCTGGCCGTGGCCCGCGGGCGACATCGTGCGCGAAGCGCTGCGGCACCGCCCGATGGCCTGGATGCTCGGCCGCGTCCTGCCGCACGCCGTCAAGCTCGGCGACATCGCCTTCGAAGCGGGCGACCTCGTGTCCGTCAGCCCGTACCTGCTGCACCACGACGCCCATCACTGGCCCGACCCCGACGCGTTCCGGCCCGAACGCTGGGCCGCCGCGGACGCGCGGCACGGCCCCTGCATCCCGTTCGGCGCGGGCCCCTTCACCTGCGCGGGCGCGGCCGTGGCGCACACCCTGCTCACCGAGTCGCTGACCGCCCTGTCCCGCGACGCCCACCTGACCGTCACGGGCGGCGACACCCGCCCCGCCATGGCCGAGGGCAACGTCCCCCGGCCGTTCACGCTCCGCCGCACGCTCGAGCCACCTGCCGCAGGCGACACCGGACACGACACAGGAGGGAGGTGA
- a CDS encoding Hsp70 family protein, which produces MLGIAIGHRVARVGRLGPTGRPTLTETDLAGTDAVADPAAALAVLGAGATDEEAVLALPASADRRAEARLRRAAEDVGLRVGRIVPEPVAAALHYGAIAEGVHRTVLVVDQTAAGVDLTVLAITPDLTVRVVRTRTERLAHDHALAALAQELADPAPDAVLLSGDLYTTPARRADIESLPEAQGLTVRCTTPEVAVVHGLLLLEDFGLLRVATDPAPTSTAFPPPPQDPEPGAWPTTAEDPEPKPALKEHEAHQHQPPGPRPEPPTETTPQGRGEPRDHPSPSRPEPPTETAPQGRGEPHDQPPPPRGQPPTETTPEPAPAPPPEAESAPPPHPHPSPEAPRPLRSVPVAQLQAIRRDDHLLVLWAWPETALTARVRWRREDVTAGGEGPREGDIRCQRRVYEHDGGLDLRLGRGAVTLTVEALVPDSAVDTEGAASLRIPAEPPLVEYEPTVRRRLNGTRAATVTFTTRTGCELPAVRVVHGLGRYRPTSTAEGVVLHEVPAQRLHAGAPLVVKFPFPGTRGPSWLVCFPAAAPGSDTDIDLRPTALHRLRVT; this is translated from the coding sequence ATGCTGGGCATCGCCATCGGCCACCGCGTGGCCCGCGTGGGCAGACTCGGCCCAACGGGCCGCCCCACCCTGACGGAGACGGACCTGGCCGGAACGGACGCGGTCGCCGACCCCGCCGCCGCGCTGGCCGTGCTCGGCGCCGGGGCCACCGACGAGGAGGCGGTCCTCGCCCTGCCCGCGTCCGCGGACCGCCGGGCGGAGGCACGGCTGCGGCGCGCCGCCGAGGACGTCGGTCTGCGCGTCGGCAGGATCGTCCCGGAGCCGGTCGCGGCGGCGCTGCACTACGGCGCGATAGCCGAGGGCGTGCACCGCACGGTCCTGGTGGTCGACCAGACGGCGGCCGGGGTGGACCTCACGGTCCTCGCCATCACCCCGGACCTCACGGTGCGCGTCGTCAGGACGCGCACGGAACGACTGGCCCACGACCACGCGCTGGCGGCGCTGGCCCAGGAGCTGGCGGACCCGGCCCCGGACGCCGTGCTGCTCTCCGGCGACCTGTACACCACGCCCGCCCGCCGCGCGGACATCGAGAGCCTCCCCGAGGCCCAGGGCCTTACGGTCCGCTGCACGACCCCCGAAGTGGCCGTCGTACACGGCCTGTTGCTCCTGGAGGACTTCGGCCTCCTGCGCGTGGCCACCGACCCCGCCCCGACGAGCACCGCCTTCCCCCCTCCCCCGCAGGACCCGGAACCGGGTGCCTGGCCCACGACGGCGGAGGACCCCGAACCGAAGCCCGCCCTGAAGGAGCACGAGGCACACCAGCACCAGCCCCCGGGCCCCCGCCCCGAACCACCAACGGAAACCACCCCACAGGGCCGCGGGGAACCGCGCGACCACCCCTCGCCATCCCGCCCCGAACCACCGACCGAAACCGCCCCGCAGGGCCGCGGGGAACCGCACGACCAACCCCCACCGCCCCGCGGTCAACCGCCGACCGAGACCACCCCCGAACCGGCCCCCGCCCCGCCCCCGGAAGCCGAAAGCGCACCCCCACCGCACCCCCACCCGTCGCCCGAGGCGCCCCGCCCGCTCCGTTCCGTCCCCGTGGCCCAGCTCCAGGCCATCCGCCGCGACGACCACCTCCTCGTCCTCTGGGCCTGGCCCGAAACCGCCCTGACCGCCCGGGTCCGCTGGCGCCGCGAGGACGTGACGGCGGGCGGCGAAGGCCCCCGTGAGGGCGACATCCGCTGTCAGCGCCGGGTCTACGAACACGACGGCGGCCTGGACCTCCGCCTGGGCCGCGGCGCCGTCACCCTGACCGTCGAGGCCCTCGTCCCCGACTCCGCCGTCGACACCGAGGGCGCCGCCTCCCTGCGCATCCCGGCGGAGCCACCCCTCGTCGAGTACGAGCCGACCGTGCGCCGCCGCCTCAACGGCACCCGCGCCGCGACGGTCACCTTCACCACCCGCACCGGCTGTGAACTGCCCGCGGTCCGGGTCGTCCACGGACTCGGCCGCTACCGCCCCACCAGCACGGCCGAGGGTGTCGTCCTGCACGAGGTGCCCGCGCAGCGCCTGCACGCCGGGGCGCCGCTCGTCGTGAAGTTCCCCTTCCCCGGCACCCGGGGCCCGTCCTGGCTCGTCTGCTTCCCGGCGGCCGCCCCCGGCTCCGACACCGACATCGACCTGCGCCCCACGGCGCTGCACCGGCTGCGAGTGACCTGA